The Labilithrix sp. genomic sequence GGAGCGTGGCCTCGTCTTCGGCCGCCGGCATGGCCTCCGCGCCGATCTGCACGAGGTCCCGCTCGACGAGCGTCGCCGCGCTCCGGATCGCGCGCATGACGGTCTCGCGCACGCCGGCCCCGTTCGTCACGCTCGCGGGGACGACCTCGATCGCGGCCGGGATCGCGAGCGCCGCCGCGACGGCCTCGGGTGTGAGCGCGTCGGGGAGGTCTTGTTGGTTCGCCTGGACGATGATCGGGGGAGGGGCCGCGCGTTCGGCGAGGCGCGCGAGGAGGAGCTCGAGCGCCGGCTTCGCCTCGCGGACCCCGGCGCGCGTGCTGTCGCAGACGAACACGATCACGTCGGCCTCGAGCGCGATCCGGAGGCGGCGGATCGAGAGACCGCCGCGGCCCGGCGTCGTGACGAGCTGGGCGCGCAGCGGATACCCGCCGACGACGCCGCCGTTGAAGGTGAGCCAGTCGAAGTAGGTGGTGGCGGTCTCGGTCCGTCGCGGCGACGAGAGCTCTCCGCGCCGCTGCGCCGAGAAGGTCTCGACGAGCGCGGCGAGGTTCGCGGTCTTGCCCGAGCCGGACGGCCCGTCGTAGACCACGCGCACGATGACGTGGCCGTTGCGTCGATCGAAGGCACCCATGAGGCGGAGATCGAGAGTCGCCCGACGGCGCCGGGTCGAATACTGTCCGTCGGGGTCGTCGTCCTGATCGACGAGCCAGGCGACGCCGCGCGGCCGTGGTCAGGGCCGCGGGTACGTCATGACGAGGCTCATCCAGCACTCCTCGCTCGTCGGGTTGACGTAGGCGTGTGGGACGTCGGCGGTGAACGCGATCGCGTCGCCTTTCGCGAGGTCGAAGGTGTCCGCGCCGAGCTCGAGGACGAGGCGCCCCTGCGTGACGAGGAGGTGCTCGCGCGTGCCGGCCGCGTGCGGCTCGGCGTCCTCGCGCGCGCGGGCGGCGAGGAACAGCTCGTAGAACTCGAAGCTGCCTTTGTCGTCGGGCGAGAACAGCGCGCGGGACGAGAAGCGCCCGTCGGCGTCGGTGATCGGGCGCGCGCTCGTGCGGCGGAAGATGCGCGTCGCGAGGTTGGTCGGCTGCGCGAGGAGCGCCGAGAACGGCACCTCGAACGCGCGCGCGAGCTTCCATAGCGCGCCGAGGCTCGGGACGGTGCGGCCGATCTCGACCTGCCCGAGCGTCTGCCGGCCGACGCCGGTGAGGCCGGCGAGGACGTCGAGGCTCCAGCCGCGCGCGGTGCGGAGGCGCTTCAGGTTCGCGCCGACGACCGCGTCGAGCGGGGTCGCTTCTTCTTCGACCGCGGTCTTCTCCTTCTCCGCCTCCGCGCTCCCTGGCTTCTCCGCGCTCCCTGGCTTCTCCGGCGTGACGATCGCGAGGCCCGCTTCCCGCCACGCGGCGGTTCCGCCGTCGAGGTTGAGCACCTCGCCGGCCCCGTTCTTCAGCGCGAGCTCGGCGGCCTGCCGGCTGCGGCCGCCGCGCTCGCAGACGAAGAGCACGCGTTTCCCGAGCTGCGCGCCGGCGAGGTCCTCGCGGAGCCGGCCGAGCGGCACGAGGCGCGCGCCGGGGAGGTGACCGGTCGCCCACTCGTGCGGCTCGCGCACGTCGACGACGTCGATTTCCTCTTTCGCGATGAGCTCTTGCGCGTCGCGCGGGGCGACCGTCCGTACCATCGGATCTTGATATCGCGAGCGCGCCGCGCCGAGAAGCTCCTCTGCTCGCCCGCGTCAGCGGCCGGCCTGGAGTCGGTGCAGCGCGCGCACGAGCGCGTCGATGTCCTCGCACGTGTTGTACGGCGCGAGCGAGGCGCGCACGGTCGCTTCGTGACCGAACCGCCGGAGGATGGGCTGCGCGCAGTGATGCCCCGAGCGCACGGCGATGCCCTCTTGATCGAGGAGTCCGCCGACCTCCTCCGTCTTCTGCCCGTCGAGCACGAACGAGAGCACGCCCGCCTTCTCGCGCGCGGTCCCGATCATGGTGAGGCCCGGCACGGTCGCGAGCGCGCTCGTGCCGTACTCGAGGAGCTCGTGCTCGTAGCGCTCGACGTTGTGGACGCCGACGCGCGAGAGCCAGTCGAGCGCGGCGCCGAGGCCGACCGCGTCGGCGATGTTGCCGGTGCCGGCCTCGAAGCGAGCGGGCGCGGGCTGATAGGTCGTGCGCTCGAACGTCACGTCCTGGATCATGTTGCCGCCACCTTGCCACGGCGGCATCGCGTCGAGCAGCTCCGCGCGCCCGAACACCGCGCCGATGCCGGTCGGCGCGAACACCTTGTGCCCGGAGAACACGAAGAAGTCGCAGCCGAGCTTCTGCACGTCGACTGGCATGTGCGAGACCGACTGCGCGCCGTCGAGCAGCACGATCGCGCCGTGGCGGTGCGCCATGTCGATCATCTCCGCCGCCGGCGTGATCGTGCCGAGCGCGTTCGACACCTGCGTGAACGAGACGAGCTTGGTCCGCGGGGAGAGGAGCTTCTCGTACTCCTCGAGGATCACCTGCCCGCGGCTGTCGACCGGCGCGACCTTGAGGCGAGCGCCCTTCTCCGAGCAGAGCTGCTGCCAGGGGACGATGTTCGCGTGATGCTCGAGCCAGGTGATGACGATCTCGTCGCCCTCGCGCACGTTGCGCCGTCCCCAGCTCTGCGCGACGAGGTTGATCCCCTCCGTCGTGCCGCGCACGAACACGATCTCGCGCGGCGACGGCGCGTTGATGAAGCGGCGCACGGTGTCGCGCGCCGCCTCGTAGGCGTCGGTCGCCTTCGCCGCGAGCGTGTGCGCGGCGCGATGGATGTTCGAGTTCTCGTGCTCGTAGAAGTAGGAGAGCCGATCGATGACCGCGCGCGGCTTCTGCGTCGTGGCGGCGTTGTCGAGCCACACGAGGCGCTTGCCGCGCACGGGCTCGCTCAGGATCGGAAACTCCTTCTTGATCGCGTTCGGCTCGAAGATCCGATGCCCGAGCGTGCGGACCGACGGATCGGCCGCCGGCGCGATCTCGAACGCGTCGAGCGCGAAGCGAGGCTCCGAGCCCCACGCCGGCGCCGTCGTCGCGTCCGGCCGAGCGTCATGGAGCGGAACGCGATACCCAGGCTCGATCGGCGCCTCGAGCGCATCGAACCGCAGCGGCGCATCGAACGGCGCGCCCGTCGCCGGGAAGACCGCGTCCGTCGCCGGGAACGCGCTTTTCTCCGCCGTGCTCGGCAGCGACGGCGTCAACGCCGCGGTCGGCGGGGACGAGTACGCGCTCGTGTCCGTCGGTTGCGGGACGCCCGCCGCGGGCGGAGGCGGCGCCGCGTACATGTGATTCGCGAGCTGCGAGATCGCGTGCGTGAGCGAGATGGGATCGAGCTCGGGCGTCGTCGGCGCGCCGGGGACCTCGGCTCCGGCGAGCGAGATCCCGGGCGTCGACGTCATGATCGCGGCCGGATAATTGGGAGTCTCCGTCGTCCGCGGCATGTGCGCGGTCAGCAGCGAGACCTCGCCCACGGGCGGAAGTCCCACGGGCGGACCGCCCTTGGGCTCAGGCGTACTCATGGTAGTTGTCGATCACCACGCCCTCCAGGCATCCGAGCGCGTCGTGCGTGAGCACGGCGACGGAGCAGTAGAGCGAGATGAGGTACTTCGCGGTGCCCGCCTGATCGATCCCCATCATGCGGACGGAGAGGCTCGGGTTCACCTCGCCGGGGAGGCCCGGCTGGAAGAGGCCGACGACGCCGCGCTTCCGCTCGCCGACGCGCATGAGGAGGACGTCGGTCCGGTTGTCACGGATGCGGATCTTGTCGCTCGGGATGAGCGGCAGCCCACGCCACGTGAGGAACGGCGAGCCGAAGAGCGACATCGTGGGCGGCGGGACGCCCCGGCGCGTGCACTCGCGCCCGAACGCCGCGATCGCGCGCGGGTGGGTGACGAAGAAGGCGGGCTCTTTCCAGACCGTCGCGATGAGCTCGTCGAGGTCGTCCGGCGTCGGAGGCCCCTTCCGCGGCGCGATGCGCATCTCGGGATCGACGTTGTTCAGGAGCCCGTAGTCCTTGTTGTAGAGCATCTCGCTCTCTTGCCGCTCTTTGATCTTCTCGATCGCGAGCGTGAGCTGCTCCTTCACCTGGTCGTACGGGCTGCGGAACAGGTCCGAGATGCGCGTCTGCACCGCGATCGTGGTGGTGCACGACGCGAGGACGTACTCGCGCGGGTTCGGCTCGTAGTCGTTGAAGGCGACGGGCAGGTCCTCGCCCTCGGCGGGGCTGCACTTGACGTCGAACTTCTCGTCGAGCGCCTGATTCACGCGGTACACGCCGGCCTCGACCGGCGTCCAGGGGATCATTTGCGTGAGCCAGCGCGGCGTCGCCCCCCGCCATTGCGGCGGCGTCTTGGTCGTATTCGCCAGCTGCCGTGCAGCGCGTGCACCGATCGATTGAGCGGTCATCTACGAGACTCCTTCTGAGCCGCGTCTTATCCGCCCGACCGCACCAGAGCAATTGTCACCGCGCCACGCCGTCACTCTCCTCTGCCCAAGCGGATGGATCGACGCCTTACCGGCACGCCCGCGTGGTCGAAGCGAATGGACGAGCTCCGAGCGACGCACCTGCGATGAGACGACACCTTCGTCGCCGCGCCGCTTCATTTCGCGGTCCGTTCGACGAAGTGGTCGAGGAACGCGCGGACGCGCGTGGCCGCTCGGAGCTCGTCGAGGGTGAGGAGCCAGACGTCCCGCGAGAGCTCGGTGGCGACCGGACTGATGCGCACGAGCCGGGGATCGGAGTCGCCTTCGGTGCGAGCGAGGAAGTGGACGCCGATCCCGGAGGCGACGACCTCTCGGAGCGGCAGCGAGGTCATGTCGACCCAGAGCGCGACGCGCGCCTCGGGGGCATGCTTCGCGAGCCACGGTTCGAGCCACGAGGGGCCGAGCCGCTCGTCCCAGCTCAACCACGGCCACTTCGAGAGCGGCGCCTTCGCGCCGACGCGCCGGGCGAGGTGACGGCTCGCGTAGACGGCGAGCTCGACGCGCCCGATCTTGCGACCGACGAGGTTCGGGGGTGGCGCGCCGGTCATCCGCAGGGCGACGTCGGCTTCGCGGCGGGTGAGCGAGGCGTCCGCGTCGTTGCAGCTCAGCGTGAGCTCGACGCCGGGGAAGCGCTCGAGGAACGACGTGAACGCGGGCTCGTAGCGACGGAAGAGGATGTCCATCGTCGTCACGCGGAGCTTCCCCTCGAGCTTCGCGTCTCCGCCGAGGAGTCGCGCCTCGAGCTCGTGCATCTCCGCTTCGGTCCGCTCGGCGCTTCGGACGACGTGCGCGCCGGCGGCGGTCGGCGTGTAGCCGCCGTCGTCGACGGAGAACAACCGGCTCCCGACCCGCTCTTCGAGGGCGCGTATCCGTCGCGCGACGGTCGTGTGCGTCGTCATCAGCGTCGCCGCGGCGCCGCTGAGCGTCCGGCTGCGCGCCAGCGCGAGAACGAAGCGCAGGTCGTCCCAATTCATCAATGTGCATTCATGCACGTCAATAGCGAATAAACAACCATGTGATGAACGCTAACGAACGGTCATGCTCATCCAATGAACGAGTGGGTCGCGGGGAAGGTCGACGGTCTCGCGATCACGCGTCCGTTCCTCCTCGCCGCCGCGGCGATGATGGAGGTCCCGATCGCGATGACGCTCCTCGCGCGCGTCCTCTTCTTCGCGTCGATCGAGATCCCGACGACGCTCGCGATCGCCGTCCTCGCGTATCGCTGGCCGACAGCAGAGCAAGAGTGAAACCCTTGACCGGTCGTCGGCTGGACCCTTCGGCCGGGCTCTTCCATCGTCCGACGGGCTCGCTCATCGGCGCAGACATCGTGCTCAGCGCCTGCGCGCGGGACCACTGGAGCTGGCGCACGGCCGCGCGCCTCACGGGTTGCTACGACCGATCCGAACACCG encodes the following:
- a CDS encoding helix-turn-helix domain-containing protein; the encoded protein is MVRTVAPRDAQELIAKEEIDVVDVREPHEWATGHLPGARLVPLGRLREDLAGAQLGKRVLFVCERGGRSRQAAELALKNGAGEVLNLDGGTAAWREAGLAIVTPEKPGSAEKPGSAEAEKEKTAVEEEATPLDAVVGANLKRLRTARGWSLDVLAGLTGVGRQTLGQVEIGRTVPSLGALWKLARAFEVPFSALLAQPTNLATRIFRRTSARPITDADGRFSSRALFSPDDKGSFEFYELFLAARAREDAEPHAAGTREHLLVTQGRLVLELGADTFDLAKGDAIAFTADVPHAYVNPTSEECWMSLVMTYPRP
- a CDS encoding cysteine desulfurase, yielding MYAAPPPPAAGVPQPTDTSAYSSPPTAALTPSLPSTAEKSAFPATDAVFPATGAPFDAPLRFDALEAPIEPGYRVPLHDARPDATTAPAWGSEPRFALDAFEIAPAADPSVRTLGHRIFEPNAIKKEFPILSEPVRGKRLVWLDNAATTQKPRAVIDRLSYFYEHENSNIHRAAHTLAAKATDAYEAARDTVRRFINAPSPREIVFVRGTTEGINLVAQSWGRRNVREGDEIVITWLEHHANIVPWQQLCSEKGARLKVAPVDSRGQVILEEYEKLLSPRTKLVSFTQVSNALGTITPAAEMIDMAHRHGAIVLLDGAQSVSHMPVDVQKLGCDFFVFSGHKVFAPTGIGAVFGRAELLDAMPPWQGGGNMIQDVTFERTTYQPAPARFEAGTGNIADAVGLGAALDWLSRVGVHNVERYEHELLEYGTSALATVPGLTMIGTAREKAGVLSFVLDGQKTEEVGGLLDQEGIAVRSGHHCAQPILRRFGHEATVRASLAPYNTCEDIDALVRALHRLQAGR
- a CDS encoding LysR family transcriptional regulator, with product MNWDDLRFVLALARSRTLSGAAATLMTTHTTVARRIRALEERVGSRLFSVDDGGYTPTAAGAHVVRSAERTEAEMHELEARLLGGDAKLEGKLRVTTMDILFRRYEPAFTSFLERFPGVELTLSCNDADASLTRREADVALRMTGAPPPNLVGRKIGRVELAVYASRHLARRVGAKAPLSKWPWLSWDERLGPSWLEPWLAKHAPEARVALWVDMTSLPLREVVASGIGVHFLARTEGDSDPRLVRISPVATELSRDVWLLTLDELRAATRVRAFLDHFVERTAK